The nucleotide sequence CGGGGCAATTGGCAATGTCAATCCTGCGCGCTTTGCTTTACATTGACCCTCCTTTGTTCATTGGAATGCGGTACTTTGCTTATTCGCAGGGGTGACGATCCCCATTTGACTGGTGCCCGTCCGCAGCCAACCCCTCACCGATGCGTCGGGGCTGAAATTCCCTTGGGCTCTCGGGCCGGGGGCCGGTCCGTGGCAACGAGCCGGAGAATTCCCCTATGCAAGCTACATTCTCGCGAGCCGTCGGAACGCAACGAGACAACAGAAGAAAGCAAGTTCAAGCCAGAGAAAAAAATTGCGAGTGACGGAGGGAGCGGGAGACGGGACTCGAACCCGCGACATCCAGCTTGGAAGGCTAGCGCTCTACCAACTGAGCTACTCCCGCAACAAACCCTGCTACCGTTAATTATAGACCAGCAGACCCTGAGGCGAAATGGGCGCTGGCACGCTTCAAGGTCTTTTAGCGATCTGCCCCCTGAATTAGAGCCATTTGCATCAATAGTCCCCGAGGGAGGCATTACGCACCGATTGTCGCGATCTAATGCGGTATAATCAGAAACTATGAAACGGCAATTGGCTGGACAGCGTGGTGCAGGCAAGTACGTGTGGCGACTTCTTACGGAACGTCCGCGGGAACTCATTGAGCCATCCATTGATGAAAGCCCGGTGCCGGGCTGGATCCTTATCTGGTCGCTGATTCTCATCAAGCTTTTCATTGGCGGCGCAATTCTCTTCTTCTTTAGTGCCGAGGAATCGCTCATCTTCGTCATCGGCACCCATTGGATGGCGCCTGCCGCGATAGTCGCGCTTCTCCTGCCGCTTGGGCTCTTCTGGGGGAGGCTCTGGCGGGTAAGGTTGCGGCGAGCGGAATTCCAGCGGGCAGAGTGGGACTTGGACAAACCCCGCAAGCGGTAGAGCGGTTTTCGTGCCTGGTCGAAAGCGCTTCTTTGCTGGGAATTCACTCCTCAATTGCGTACGCACATTGGATGCGAAAATCGCTCTTTAGGCACTTGACGACGGTGTTAACTTAGATTATCCTTGCACAGCAAGGATGGGGGGGATTCCCATTCGTGTATTTGTATTGTGGAGCGCCCTAATGAGATAGGGACTGATCCTCTGTATTCAGGGTTGAAATGCCAACAGAGGAAGCGAATGCGACTATAGGAGGTCGAGCATGCGAAAAGGTTTATCCCGCCGGACATTTCTCGGCGGAAGTGCGCTGGCTGGCGCGGGACTGCTCTTGGCAGCCTGCGGACAGGCGCAGATGGTGGAAGAGGCTCCGGCCGAAGAAGAGATGAAAGAGGAGCCGAAAGAGGCTGCCAAAGAAGCCGAGGCCATGGAGGCCAAGGTTGTCAATTACTTGCACGTTGACCTGGCCCAGAATGAAATCTGGCAAAACTCCTGGGGCAGCATTTTTGATAAGTACAAGGCCAAGCATCCGGATCTGGAACTTACCGTAACAGGTACAAGTTTTGGCGAACTTCCCGCCAAGGCTGGTGCGGCGCAAGCGGGCGGTATCGCATTTGACGCCGTTTACGGCTATTTTGCGTGGTTGGGCCCGTTTATCGAGTCTGAGATCATCACAAACATCGACCCCTACCTGGCTGCGGATGGGGACGTTTCACCAGATGACTTCTACGATGCCACCAAAGAGCGGTATCAGGGTCAGACCTACGGCTTGGCATGGTTCAGCAACGGCAAAGAGATTTGGTTCAACAAGAATCTCTTCACCGAAGCCGGCCTTCAGAACCCGACCGAGATGGAAGCGGATGGCGCGTGGACCTGGGAAGCGCTCCTGGAGTCTGCGAAGCTGCTGACTAAAGTTGAAGGCGACGAGATCGTGCAAGGCGGCGTGCAGCTTTATGCTGGTTTCACTTCCTACCTCTGCATGTACGCCTGGGCGTATGGCGCCGATTTCTGGGATGAGGGCTGCACAATGCCCACCTTTACGTCCGACTCCTTCCGAGACGCGGTACAGTTCCACGTGGACGTGGCGCTGAAACACAAGGTGATGGGCGGCTCCTACATTAAGGGCACCCAGGCCATGTTCAACACCGGCTCCTTTAACGTCCGCACGTTTGAAGCCAACATCACACCGGAGCAGCTCTTTGAGATCGGCATGGCGCCGATGCCGAGCGGCCCCGCCGGACGTCCCGTCGCATTGGCGAATAACGCCATGTATCTTGGCGGTTCCGGCGTGAACCCCGATGGCGGCTGGGAGTTCCTGAAGCACACAGTCAGCGCCGACGTTGTTGACGAGGTCGGAGCCATGGGCGGTGGGCGCTATGTGGCCAACAAGAACATTACGCCGGCCACAACCACCGACTATGAAGATGTCAACGTCTACCTGATGCAGGCTGCAAATAGCCGCATCACCCCCACAATCCTCAAGCAGGCTGATTTCAATGCTGCTTGGTCGGAGACGTGGGCAGAGTTGGTAGAGGGCAGCCTCACTGTGCCTGAAGCTTTGGATCGCACCCAGGGACAGTTGGAAAACTGGCTGGCCGAAGGCGGCTGCATCCAGTAGTCTGTTCGTACGTGCATATGATGGAGGCGGAGAATCCACATGGGATTCTCCGCCTCTGCAGCTTAAGGTGCGACTGGCGTTTTCACGAGCCTAACACGCTGTTGTGAGGGGCCTTTCTAATATGTATGCGGCAACAGCACGCTGCCTGCACAAGGTCAAAGCGGTGCAGAATCCGGCCGGCTTGTGCCCAAACAATGGGTCTATGCCTTTTAGCAGTAGTAGCATTCTGTCTTAGGCGCTCTCCACGTGACAGCATTCACAATGTTCGCTATAATGCCCCAGTTGCCACCATAGCGGCGTTATATCTAATGGCCGATTCTTGGGTGCTCCTCAACTGGAAGCGGCCTCGGTTGTCAGAGAGTTGATTCTCGCGGAATACATGGTGGTAAGGTACGCGATCAGGAAGGGATTCTGCCAGTGATTCCGGCCCCACGGAAAGCCGTCCAGGAGATGTCGCCCTATATTCCCGGGGAGCAGCCCCAGGGAACCGGGTGGACGAAGCTCAATACGAATGAGAACCCACACACCTCGCCCAAGGCACTGGCGGCGCTTGAAGGCCAAGCCAATCAGGCTCTTTCACGCTATCCTGATCCCTTGGCGCGCGACTTGCGCCACAAGCTGGCGGAGATTTACGAGCTTGACGTCGAGTGGATCTATGTAGATAACGGCTCGGACCAGATCCTCAATCTCATTTTTCGCGCTTACGTAGACCGGGGGCAGACCGTTGCGTACACGTTTCCTACGTATCCGTATTATGAAGTTTGGGCGCACATGCAAGATGCCGTCATCCAGACCGTAGAACCGGGACCCGACTTTGCGGTGCCGATTGACGAACTGGCGGGTTTGCAGGCAACGCTCACGGCTATCTCGAATCCTAACTCGCCGACGGGCACGTTTACGCCTCCCGATCAGATCGAGCGACTGGCACAAAAGTGTACGGGCTTGGTGGTCGTGGATGAGGCATACGTTGACTTCGCGTCGGCCTCTGCCTTGCCCCTGGTACAACAGTATGACAACATAATCGTGTCGCGAAGCATGTCCAAGTCCTTCGGGCTCGCGGGAGTTCGCGTCGGGTATGCCTTCGGACGGCCGGAACTGTTAGAGCCCATGTGGAAGCTCAGAGACTCTTACAGTGTCAGCCGACCGAGCCAGGCGATTGCGGTAGCAACGCTGGATGACTACGCGTGGATGCGGACAGTTTGTGCGGAGATCGGCGCCCGCCGCAAACGCGTAGCTCGCAGGTTGGCGCAGGAATTCCCCTGCAAAGTCTATCCCTCTGACGCAAACTTTCTCTTTGTTGAGCCGGCGCAGCATGCGGCGGTTGACGTTTATGAAGCCTTAAGGGCGCAGAAGGTGTTGGTGCGTTACTTCCGTCAGCACGGTTTGGAGCGTTACCTGCGCATTACGATTGGAACGGAAGAAGAAATGGAAATATTCTTCAGCGCCTTGAGCGAGGTGTTGAAGCAGAGTGTCGTGCCAACGACGGGAGGTACACAGTAACGTGGAACTTGTCTGGGCAGTCCCCATAGCCTGTCTGATTTCTGTGATATTCGCAATTTGGCTTGCGTACGATGTGTTGCGGCGTGATCGCGGTACCGAGCAGATGCGGGAAATCGCGGAGACGATTTTCGAAGGTGCAACCGCCTTCCTCAATCGGCAATACCGCACGATCGCAGTACTGGCGATTGTGGCGGCGATCGTGATTGGCGCTATCATCGGCTACTTTGCATCTGATGTCGAACTTGGCATCAAGACTTCGGTGGCCTTCTTGGTAGGGGCGATCTGTTCGGGTATCTCCGGCTTTGTCGGTATGTACATTGCGGTGCAGTCCAACGGACGCGCGGCCAACGCGGCGCGTTCGAGCTTGGAAGAGGCACTGAAGGTCTCGCTGCGCGGCGGCGCTGTATCCGGTTTTCTCGTGGTGGCGCTGAGTCTCATCGGTGTCGGCGCGATGTTGTTGATCTATGGCGGAAATAACCTCACGCCGGAAAATTCCCTTTCGGTTGTAAGCAGCATTGTCGGCTTTGGTTTTGGCGCCAGCTTTGTGGCGCTGTTCGCGCAACTGGGCGGTGGTATTTATACGAAGGCCGCCGACGTCGGCGCGGACTTGGTGGGCAAGGTTGAGCAGGGCATTCCGGAAGATGACCCCCGTAATGCGGCGGTTATTGCTGACTTGGTGGGTGACAATGTCGGCGACTGCGCCGGCCGCGGCGCCGACCTCTTCGAGTCGACGGCTGCAGAGAATATCGGTGCAATGATTTTGGGCGCGAGCCTGGCGGTGGCGACGAATAACCTCGCCTGGGTGCTCTTCCCGCTTATCGTGCGCGCGTTCGGACTGGTTGCGTCCATTGTCGGCGTTATGCTGGCCCGTGGCGCCAATCCGGCAAACCCAATGAATGCCCTCAACAAGGGTTACTATGTCATCACGGTACTTTCAATCATCTTCATGTTCGTTTCGGTCTACTATCTGCTGGAAGACCTGATGTTCTTCTGGGCAGGCACCGTTGGCATTCTGACCAGTCTGGCTTTTGTGTACATTACCCAGTACTACACGTCCGGTAGCTGGCGTCCGGTGAAGGAGATTGCGGAAGCCTCCAAGACCGGTCCGGCCACGAATATCATCAGCGGCTTTGCGATTGGACTCGAAACAACCGCCACGTCGGTGTTGGCAATTGTCTTGGCGCTGGGTCTCTCGTTCTGGCTCGGCACACTGGCCGAGGTGGAGGGTGTCAGCTCGGCGGTGAAGGGCATCTACGCGACGGCGGTAGCGACCATGGGCATGCTCATGAGCGCGGCCTACGTGCTTTCCATGGATACCTTCGGTCCGATTACGGACAACGCCGGCGGCATCACCGAGATGTCGGATGCGCCGGAAGAGGCCCGTGTTATCACAGACCAGCTCGACTCGGTAGGCAACACGACCAAGGCCCTCACCAAGGGCTACGCGATCGGTTCCGCCGGTCTGGCGGCGTTCCTGCTCTTCCAGGCTTTTCTCGATGAGGTGCGGCACATGACGGGCCTGCCCCATGAGGCGATCCAGGTGGACTTGGTAAAGGTCGAGGTCTTTATCGGTGGATTTATTGGTGCTATGGTGGTCTTCCTGTTTAGCGCCCTGGCCATTCGCGCCGTGGGGCGTGCGGCCAGTGATATCATCGAGGAGGTCCGACGGCAGTTCGCTGAGGAACCCGGCATCATGGAAGGCACCGTACGGCCCGATTACGCGCGCTGC is from Chloroflexota bacterium and encodes:
- a CDS encoding extracellular solute-binding protein produces the protein MRKGLSRRTFLGGSALAGAGLLLAACGQAQMVEEAPAEEEMKEEPKEAAKEAEAMEAKVVNYLHVDLAQNEIWQNSWGSIFDKYKAKHPDLELTVTGTSFGELPAKAGAAQAGGIAFDAVYGYFAWLGPFIESEIITNIDPYLAADGDVSPDDFYDATKERYQGQTYGLAWFSNGKEIWFNKNLFTEAGLQNPTEMEADGAWTWEALLESAKLLTKVEGDEIVQGGVQLYAGFTSYLCMYAWAYGADFWDEGCTMPTFTSDSFRDAVQFHVDVALKHKVMGGSYIKGTQAMFNTGSFNVRTFEANITPEQLFEIGMAPMPSGPAGRPVALANNAMYLGGSGVNPDGGWEFLKHTVSADVVDEVGAMGGGRYVANKNITPATTTDYEDVNVYLMQAANSRITPTILKQADFNAAWSETWAELVEGSLTVPEALDRTQGQLENWLAEGGCIQ
- the hisC gene encoding histidinol-phosphate transaminase, which encodes MIPAPRKAVQEMSPYIPGEQPQGTGWTKLNTNENPHTSPKALAALEGQANQALSRYPDPLARDLRHKLAEIYELDVEWIYVDNGSDQILNLIFRAYVDRGQTVAYTFPTYPYYEVWAHMQDAVIQTVEPGPDFAVPIDELAGLQATLTAISNPNSPTGTFTPPDQIERLAQKCTGLVVVDEAYVDFASASALPLVQQYDNIIVSRSMSKSFGLAGVRVGYAFGRPELLEPMWKLRDSYSVSRPSQAIAVATLDDYAWMRTVCAEIGARRKRVARRLAQEFPCKVYPSDANFLFVEPAQHAAVDVYEALRAQKVLVRYFRQHGLERYLRITIGTEEEMEIFFSALSEVLKQSVVPTTGGTQ
- a CDS encoding sodium-translocating pyrophosphatase; its protein translation is MELVWAVPIACLISVIFAIWLAYDVLRRDRGTEQMREIAETIFEGATAFLNRQYRTIAVLAIVAAIVIGAIIGYFASDVELGIKTSVAFLVGAICSGISGFVGMYIAVQSNGRAANAARSSLEEALKVSLRGGAVSGFLVVALSLIGVGAMLLIYGGNNLTPENSLSVVSSIVGFGFGASFVALFAQLGGGIYTKAADVGADLVGKVEQGIPEDDPRNAAVIADLVGDNVGDCAGRGADLFESTAAENIGAMILGASLAVATNNLAWVLFPLIVRAFGLVASIVGVMLARGANPANPMNALNKGYYVITVLSIIFMFVSVYYLLEDLMFFWAGTVGILTSLAFVYITQYYTSGSWRPVKEIAEASKTGPATNIISGFAIGLETTATSVLAIVLALGLSFWLGTLAEVEGVSSAVKGIYATAVATMGMLMSAAYVLSMDTFGPITDNAGGITEMSDAPEEARVITDQLDSVGNTTKALTKGYAIGSAGLAAFLLFQAFLDEVRHMTGLPHEAIQVDLVKVEVFIGGFIGAMVVFLFSALAIRAVGRAASDIIEEVRRQFAEEPGIMEGTVRPDYARCVDITTRSALREMILPGLLAVAAPIVVGVVLRWEAEAAFLMVGTMSGIILATILNNGGGAWDNAKKFIEAGHLKDADGSVIGKNTVAHHAAVVGDTVGDPLKDTAGPSLHVLIKLFSTITLVLAPLFI